From the Synechococcus sp. Nb3U1 genome, the window GCTGCACCAGGCTTGGCCCGAAGCGGAGTTTCAGGTGATCCCGGATGCTGGACACTCCATGACCGAACCTGGGATCCGCTCCGCCCTGATCGACGCTACCGATCGATGGGCTGGCCTTTGAAACCCTGAGAGGATCCGGGACAACCTGAGTTCTGCTGGGGATCCCAAAAGATTGAAGAATTGCAACACGAATGCCAGCAAAAACCTGGGATCCAGTCCAGAAGCACGGCCAAGCCTATCGACAGTTGCCGATTTTGGGTTTATCACTGAGGGAAGGGTGGCGCCAAACTGCCCCAGTCAAGCTTTCCGCCGTCTTGATTGAGACTTGTGCGGTCTCCGAGCTCATTCTTTTTTTGCCGTTTCCAGGGTCGATCCATGCAGAAACCAACCCATCTGTTCAAGCTTGCCCTAGCCCTGCCCGCCTCCTTGTTGCTGGCAGATGCAGTTGTGGCCTACCCCTGCGACTCGGTTGGGGGTGAAGCCTACAACTCCTACAGCCCCACAGTTCAGGTCACCAGCCACAGCGCCAACGGCTTTACGGTTCAAGTGGTTCCGGCTTCCTTCACCAATGCCATCGCCAATGGTTTCATTGGCATTGCTATCGAGGCAGTGGAGGATCAGCCAGCCCAAACTGCGCTTGGCCGTCGGTTGTTGGGATCCGCTCCCACGGTTCGGGGTGTACGAGTGGTGGGGCTGCTCAATGATGGCCCTGCACAACTGGCAGGCTTAGCCCATGGAGACATTTTGATTGGGGTGGATGGCGAGCGGGTCACCTCTGTGCAGCATGTGCAGCAGATCATCCAAAATATCCCGGTTGGCCAATCGGTGCCGATTACCTTCCGCCGCGGGGGACGGGTGCTGTCTACGGTGGTGGCGGTGGGAGATGGCCGTGTGTTGCGGCCCCTGATGTTGCAGCAGCAGTGATCCCAATGATCTTGGTGATCTTGTAGATGTAGAGGTTGATCTGAGAGAAATGTGGGCGGTCTGGGTGGTTTGTGGCTTGAATGGGCTGCTTTTCATTGCCTTGATCGCTCTTGTTCCTATGGTTTGGGCCTTGAGATCGGCCCTCTTGGCCACTGCTCAGGCCATGGATGAGTGGAGCGAAGCGGCTCAAGGGGCTTTGGCTCCCACTCCCGCCGAGTTATTGCGCCTGAAGCAAAGTTTGCAAGAAAGTCGAGCTACCCTTACCCTCTGGCAGCGGCGGTTGCAGTTTTGGCAGGGGATCCGCCGGATGGTGTTTTGGGTTAAGGACAGATTTTATCCGAGATGAGCGATAGTTCGTCCCTAGCCAATCCGATCCGACTGCAGGTGATGGCCAATGCCCTGGCGGGGATCGCTGAAGAAATGGGGGCACGCCTGATTCGCGGTTCCTATTCCGCCAATATCAAAGAGCGACGAGATTGTTCCACGGCTTTGTTCGATGCTCAGGGATCCTGTATCGCTCAGGCGGCTCATATTCCGGTGCATTTGGGGGCGCTCTCGGAGGCAGTGCAGGCAGTTATCGCAGCTGATCCGCGGTCAGGGGATGTGTTCGTCCTCAACGACCCCTATCAGGGGGGATCCCATTTGCCGGATCTGACGGTGGTGACGGCTATTCCTGCCTTGGAGGCAGCCGCTGTCATTTGTGCTTACGCGGTCAATCGTGCCCATCACGCCGACATTGGCGGCATGCGTCCTGGGTCTATGCCCGCCGATTCCACAGAGATTTGGCAGGAGGGCCTGGTGATCCCGCCGGTACGGTTGGCTCGCCTGCAGGCATCGGGAGCTTTGGATTGGAACGAGGATCTGCTGCGCCTGATCTTGGCCAATGTGCGCAATGCCGAGCAGCGCCGTGGAGATTTACAGGCCCAGGTGGGAGCCAACACGATTGGCTTAAGACGGTTTCGGGAGCTGCTGGCCCAGTTTGGGGAGACAGAAGCTTGGCAGTTGATCACCGGGGTGATCGATTACAGTTGCCAGCGGATGCAGGCCCAAATTCGGGCCTTGCCGGATGGGGTCTATACGGCAGTGGATCAACTGGAGGGCTACGGGGATCCTCCAGAGCCGATCTGGATTCGCGTCCAAATTGAGGTCAAAGGAGACAGCCTGCGGGTGGATTTTGCGGGTACGGATGCGGCCACAACCGGAAACCTGAATGCCCCTTTGGCGGTAACCCGGTCGGCGGTATTGTTTGCTCTGCGCTGTTTGTTGGATCCCTCCGCCCCCAGCAATGCCGGGTTAGAAGCGCCGATCGAGATTGTTGCTCCCTCGGGCTGCCTGGTGAATGCTGAGTTTCCGGCGGCAGTGGCGGCGGGCAATGTGGAAACCTCGCAGCGCATTGCCGATATTGTGTTGCACGCCTTAGCCCCTGTGGCGGGATCCCTGAGCATTGCCCAAGGGCAGGGCACCATGAACAATTGCGTGCTAGGCAACCGCCACTTCACCTACTACGAAACCCTGGGGGGTGGACAAGGTGCCAGCTCCCTTCGGCCCGGCCCGGACGGGATCCACGTCGGCATGAGCAACACCCTCAATACCCCGATCGAGGCCCTAGAAATGGAGTATCCCCTGCGGGTGATCCGCTACGAGTTGCGCCAAGACTCCGGTGGCCATGGCCGACAGCGAGGCGGCTGGGGACTGACCCGTTCCCTGCGGGTTTTAGAAGATTGCACCCTGTCTCTGCTTACCGATCGTCGCCACCACGCCCCGCAAGGGGAAGCCGGTGGGGGTTCTGGACAGGTAGGGATCAATCTCCTCAACGGGGATCCCTTGCCCAGCAAAATTAGCCGACCTTTACAAGCGGGGGATGTGATCACACTGCACACTCCTGGGGGGGGCGCCTGGGGATCGATAGATTCCACAGCGGGGGCGGAGACTAACGGGATCCCGTGCTCAGACAGCGGAGGTGAGTGAGGAATAATTGCTCACAGCGGCGCAACACCTCATCCCGACTGGCGAAGTGCTCCAGCCTTTGCACTTCTTGACCTTTCTCAAACAAAATCAAGGTAGGCAGAGACTGCACCTGATAGCGACGAGAGAGCAAAAAATTCTCATCCACGTTCACCCGCACCACCTTAACGGCCCCCTCCCATTCGGCTGAGAGACGCTCGGTAATCGGCTGGATGAACCGGCACAACCCACACCAAGGAGCGCCGAAATCCACCAAAACCAATCCAGCACTCGTCAAAAGTTCTTGATTAAAGGTATCTAATGCGACTTGCAAGATCGCGGCTCCCAAACTAAAGAAGTTCTTTGGGATCATGCTACCAGGCAACTTGGCTGGCTGCAGACACCATTTGTGTATGGAAGGCGTAAAGAATCAATACAAAGCTGAACACACCCAGGTAGGCCCAGCGGAAAAATTCTCGCGGGCGCAGTTGCTGCCGCTGCTGTAGAATCGCCAAGCCGGGGATCACGGAGGTGCGGGCCTTGAGCTCCCGGAAGGATTGGCCATATTTCCGCTCCAGTCGGTGATCCCCGTGCCAAACCGCAAACAGATGATAAGCAATTAAACCTACTGAGGCCACCACCATAAAACTGGATCCGATCCAAAGGGAATGGGCCACACACCAAATCACTTGGCCGACCATTTGCGGGTGACGGGTGATGCGCGTGATCCCCGTCTCAAACAGATAAATTTTCGGTTTTTGAATGGCGGCAATTTCCAGCAAGTTAAAGGTGGCTGGGTACAGAAAGAAAAAAGAGAGCGCCGATAAGATCACCACGGTGGTGTGGATGCCGGGGACAGCTTGTAGATTCCACAGGATAACCCCGTCGTAGCGATGGTTAAAAAAGTAGATCAACAGCAGCAGCGCCAAACTGATGCTCACTAAAGCGAAGAGGACTCGATACAGGCGGGCTCCGATCCACTCCTCTCCCCAAGGACGCAAATAGGCCAATCCGCTGTGGGCACAGGCAAAACCCAGGATTAGGGCCAGCATCGTCCAATGGGATCCGTAGGAGGTTAGCAGGAGATCGCCGGATAGGGTGAGCTGCATGGGTGGTTTGCTCCTCTTTCGCCACTGCCTGTCTTATGCTTAAAGATAAGTTACATTGGGCTTCCCATGCTTAAAACCTTTTTTCTGCGTCTTGTTGGCCTGCTCTTATCCGTAACCCTTTTGCTGGGCTTGGTGAATCCAGAGGCTCAAGCGGCCCGCCTCACGGGCAAGTATTACGAAGACGGCATGACGATGATTCAAACCCTGCGCACCGTTCTTTCGGAAGGGGATCCCTTGATGAACCCGGAAGAGGCTCGCGCTGAGGCGATGGAGGCGATTCAAGAATTTTCTGGGCGCTATCACGGCCAACGCTACGATAAGCTGCAATCTTTCACCACCCTGCGCACCGTGTTT encodes:
- the psb27 gene encoding photosystem II protein Psb27; the encoded protein is MLKTFFLRLVGLLLSVTLLLGLVNPEAQAARLTGKYYEDGMTMIQTLRTVLSEGDPLMNPEEARAEAMEAIQEFSGRYHGQRYDKLQSFTTLRTVFNTLASQYRMSNRPLKPERMERVLMQLDRAEVALRREG
- a CDS encoding PDZ domain-containing protein, coding for MQKPTHLFKLALALPASLLLADAVVAYPCDSVGGEAYNSYSPTVQVTSHSANGFTVQVVPASFTNAIANGFIGIAIEAVEDQPAQTALGRRLLGSAPTVRGVRVVGLLNDGPAQLAGLAHGDILIGVDGERVTSVQHVQQIIQNIPVGQSVPITFRRGGRVLSTVVAVGDGRVLRPLMLQQQ
- a CDS encoding hydantoinase B/oxoprolinase family protein, giving the protein MSDSSSLANPIRLQVMANALAGIAEEMGARLIRGSYSANIKERRDCSTALFDAQGSCIAQAAHIPVHLGALSEAVQAVIAADPRSGDVFVLNDPYQGGSHLPDLTVVTAIPALEAAAVICAYAVNRAHHADIGGMRPGSMPADSTEIWQEGLVIPPVRLARLQASGALDWNEDLLRLILANVRNAEQRRGDLQAQVGANTIGLRRFRELLAQFGETEAWQLITGVIDYSCQRMQAQIRALPDGVYTAVDQLEGYGDPPEPIWIRVQIEVKGDSLRVDFAGTDAATTGNLNAPLAVTRSAVLFALRCLLDPSAPSNAGLEAPIEIVAPSGCLVNAEFPAAVAAGNVETSQRIADIVLHALAPVAGSLSIAQGQGTMNNCVLGNRHFTYYETLGGGQGASSLRPGPDGIHVGMSNTLNTPIEALEMEYPLRVIRYELRQDSGGHGRQRGGWGLTRSLRVLEDCTLSLLTDRRHHAPQGEAGGGSGQVGINLLNGDPLPSKISRPLQAGDVITLHTPGGGAWGSIDSTAGAETNGIPCSDSGGE
- a CDS encoding NnrU family protein gives rise to the protein MQLTLSGDLLLTSYGSHWTMLALILGFACAHSGLAYLRPWGEEWIGARLYRVLFALVSISLALLLLIYFFNHRYDGVILWNLQAVPGIHTTVVILSALSFFFLYPATFNLLEIAAIQKPKIYLFETGITRITRHPQMVGQVIWCVAHSLWIGSSFMVVASVGLIAYHLFAVWHGDHRLERKYGQSFRELKARTSVIPGLAILQQRQQLRPREFFRWAYLGVFSFVLILYAFHTQMVSAASQVAW
- a CDS encoding thioredoxin family protein, translated to MQVALDTFNQELLTSAGLVLVDFGAPWCGLCRFIQPITERLSAEWEGAVKVVRVNVDENFLLSRRYQVQSLPTLILFEKGQEVQRLEHFASRDEVLRRCEQLFLTHLRCLSTGSR